The sequence TTATGTGACGGTTAACGGCGCGAAAATGTCTAAATCTAAAGGGACATTTATAAAAGCAGCAACCTACCTTGATCACTTAGACCCTGAATGCTTGCGTTACTACTACGCTGCCAAACTAAATAACCGCATCGATGATCTTGACCTAAACTTGGAAGATTTTACTCAACGAGTAAACGCTGATGTCGTCAATAAGATAGTCAACCTAGCTTCACGAAATGCCGGTTTTATCACCAAACGTTTTGGCGGAAAACTATCCGCTCAGTTCGCAGAACCTGAATTGTATGCGGAATTTGCAAACGCAGCAGAAAAAATCGCAGAACTATATGAGTCTCGCGAGTTTAGTCGAGCTATTCGTGAAATTACGGCGCTAGCAGATAAAGCCAACCAATACGTCGATGAAAAAGCACCTTGGGTTGTGGCTAAAACAGAAGGCCAAGACCAAGAACTGCAAGATATTTGCTCTGTTGGTATCAACCTATTCCGTGTACTTATAACGTACCTTAAACCTGTGATGCCAGATCTAGCAGCAAGAACCGAAGCATTCTTAAACCAAGAACTGACTTGGGATGCTATTGCAGAACCTCTTGTTAACCATGACATTACAAAATTTAAAGCTCTGTTCAGTCGTATCGACCCTAAAAAAGTTGAGGCTATGATTGAAGCATCAAAAGAAGACGCAGCAGCCGACCAAGCAGCTAAAGAGAAAGCCGTGGCAACTGAAACCGAACTCAGCAAAGATCCAGTCGCCGATGAAATTGAATTTGACGACTTTGCGAAAGTTGACCTACGAATCGCCAAGATAGTTTCGTGTGAAGAAGTACCTAAAGCAAACAAATTGCTTAAGCTGGTACTTGATATTGGTGGCGAAACACGTCAGGTATTTGCTGGAATCAAGTCTGCCTATAAACCTGAAGAACTCATCGGGAAGCACACCGTTATGGTGGCGAACTTAAAACCTCGTAAAATGAAATTTGGTATGTCCGAGGGTATGGTTTTAGCAGCAGGACCTGGTGGAAAAGACCTGTGGATATTAGAACCACATGAAGGTGCTCAACCGGGTATGCGCGTAATGTAACGCAACCAGCAGCTCATAATAAAGAGGCAGCCTTTTCTGGCATGCCTCTTTTTTTGACCACATTGTTTGTCAAAAAGAATTTTATGACTCTATTAGATAACTGCTCAGTTAATCGATAACTATGGCTGCCACTGAATTAGTGCCTCAGCATTATACATCGCATCTTTTGTTCCTACATCAAGGCACTTAATGTTATTAAATCGTTCAGGGTCTTTAATTGCAACATCATGGGCAAAGATAACAAACTTTGCTTTCTCAATGTCTTTTGGCGTAATTCTATCGATAATTCCGTTGGCTCCCTGTGTTTCGATCTTAATTTTAACACCCAGACTATGAGCGGCTTTCTCTAATGACTTGGCAGCCAAAAAGGTATGAGCGACACCTGAAGGACACGATGTCACCGCCAATATATCTGCTTCTCCTTCTCCTTCAACAGGTTGATAAGTCGTCAACCACTGTGTTTCATCGTTATCTTCCGTAACTCTTTTTTTAGTAGTAAAACAACAAGCGCCGTTGTCATAGCACCTGCAATTATCCCGACAATATAGCCAAGTTTTCCGTCCACAACAGGAAGTACAATCAAACCTCCCCACGGGGCATGATTAATTGTATGAAACACAAAACCGATCACATTTCCTACGATACCACCTGCGATAACCGCTGGAAGTACTCTAGCAGGATCCGAAGCAGCGAAAGGAATAGCACCCTCGCTGATGCCAATCATCCCCATGATTCCCGCAGCTTTCCCCGCTTCGCGCTCATCCCTTTTAAATTTCTTTGGGGAAATAAAGGTCGCAAGTGCCATTCCAAGTGGAGGCGTGCATATAGCGATACCTACCCCACCCATCAACCAAGGTTGAGTATTTACCTGCGTTTGAGCAAACAAAGTGGCTACTTTATTAATTGGTCCACCCATATCAAATGCCGTCATTGCACCCAATACAGCACCCAGCAATACCTTACCTGAACCTGCAATTCCAGCTAACCACTCGTTCATTGTCATCATTGCATTGGCTATAGGAGCACCAACAACCCACATGACAACAGCACAAGTAACAAAAGTTCCTACTAAGGGGTAGATAAAGATACTACCTAATGAACTCATGCTATCTGGTAAACGTATTTTTTTTAGCATATAAATAACAAAACCAGAGAAAAAACCAACGACAATGGCACCTAAAAAACCCGTACCGTATTGACTCACGGCTATCCAAGAACCAATCATCCCAGGGGCTAAACCCGGCTTGTCGGCAATGGAATATGCGATGTATCCACCTAATACTGTCGTAAAAAGGGTCAACCCAGCTATACCCATTTTTGCAATATCGGCCAGCGCACCATCATTTGGAACCGCTCCCTGACCCGAGAACATAACAGATAGTGAAAGCAATACCCCACCCGCAACGATGAAAGGAATCATGTGAGATGTTCCAAACAGAAGATGCTCTTTTAAACGCGCTAACTTTTTTTGCCAAGGACTCAATAGTTCAGGCTGAAACGAAGGTAGCGAAGAGATAGGTTGTTGTGTGGAGTGAGGTTGGATGTCTGTCAGTAAGGCGTACGCTTGTTCTGCGGTTTTAACCGCTTTTAGTTCAGCGACAAATCCATCTTCAATAAGTTTAGTAGACACTTGTGCAAGGACTTCGATATGTTGATAATCATCACCATTTGGCGAAGCTAACATAAAGAATACCGATGACAATTCGCCACCTTCTGCACCGTAGTCAACTCCGTTGCGACTTATACCAACCACAACGGCAGGTTGTATCACAGCAGTACTTTTAGCATGAGGAATAGCTATCCCCTCTTCAAAACCTGTATTTCCTATCTTTTCACGTTTCCAAATATCAGCTAAAAACTGCTGATCATCGTCTAGCTTTCCCGCAGAATTTAGTATTTCAACGAGTTCTATAAACACCGCGTCTTTTGTCTGTCCTTTCAGATTTAAACAGATGAGTCTTGGCTCCACAAAATCAGTAATATCCATATTTTTTGCTCTTATCTACGTTGAAATGCTCCGCCTACAGCATAGATTAACCATTCCAATTGACTCTATATATAGGACGCAAAGTGCATTAACTGGATTATTGTAGCAATAAATAAAGTATGTGAAGCATACCCTACCAACGACACTTCAAGAACAAAGGTTTTATCAACTCTCGTGATAAACTATGTAAAAACAACAACAAGGAATCATGATGAGAATCGTAGCGGTAACGGCATGCCCTACAGGAATCGCACATACCTATATGGCAGCTGATGCACTCATTAAAGAGGCACCAAAATTCGACGTAAAAATAAAAGTAGAGACCCAAGGCGCTATGGGTATTGAGAATCTACTGACGCCTCATGATATTGCTCAAGCAGATAAGATTCTTATTGTTTCTGACATTGAGATTGAACAATCTGTTCGCTTCAAAGGACGTGAAACCATACAAGTCCCTATAGAAGACGTACTGCTTAACGTACAAAAAGTTTTTATTATCCATTGCCGAAACTGATCGACGATATGAACGAGTACCAAATCACTTTTTTCGTTAACGACACAACTGGTAATGCTCATGTTGTACTGCCATTAAGCCGATTAGCCAAAACGTTCAAAAGTACAGTTCGAATTGTGAACATTACGCAAAACCGCAGTGCTGATTTGTCAATGTCTGTAGCGGTTCTTCAAGTCGGTTTATTAAAAGGGGATTTATGCCAAATAACGGCCATCGGCATTGATGCCGAGTTGACCTGTTTCGTCATAAAAGACATTATTGCAGAGCACTACGCCTTAATTGGTTCACATATCAACGAAGAATTTTCAACTCATTTGGTTCGTCGCTTGCCGCAGATTTCTCCACCCTGTGAGATCAAGTGGTTTTATGCGAAGGCACAAACTGATCTCAACAAACTCGAATGCTTAAAGGGACTTGCGCAACTCATTCATCCACAAAACTCTGAAGAGTTGTTACACTCCTTAATCAAGCGAGAAGAGCAGTCGTCCACATGTGTATCTCCTGGTATCGCTTTACCACATGTAATGTTTAATGATATTGAACTCATGTCTATTGCCGTCATCGCTACAGATCTTCCTATTGATTGGTCTTCTACAATAGGGAGTGTTAGACTTGCCATCGCACTAATACTCCCCAAAACGCCTTCTAAAGACCAAATCGTTTCAGCTACTAACTTAACTCGAAACCTGCTTAATGGACAGGTAACAGAACGACTGCGACAGACTCGAAATAGTGTCGACTTGCAAGCCCTGCTTATGTACTTATCCTCAAGACTACTTCCATACAATCTAAGCTAGACTAGCTTATATCGGATGTTAACTAGTACCACGATACTCTGTTGGCGTTCGCCCTGTGCGGCTTTTAAATACGCGACAAAAATAATTTACATCTTTGAAACCACAACGCATCGAGACTTCACTTAATTTGAAATTGTATTTTTTCAGTATAAATTTAGCTCTATCAACACGCACTCTCGTTATGTATTCTGCTAACGTCATGTGGCCCTGTTGTCGAAATAAACGAGATAGGTGATTTGATGAAATACAAAATTTTTCTGCTATACAATCACGATGAAGTGGGTTGTGAAAGTTTTCTTGGATATGGATACAAATCCCTTGATAAAGGTCTTTAACGCGGTTGTTAATCTGCTCTTCCACTGGTGTATCTAACATAGTTTTACTATATTGGAGTAGCGCTTGTAGCAATAATTCATCCATCGGTTTTTTATTGCTTTCACGAGCCAGAGAATTCAACGCTTCAAGGATATTATCTATAGCGAAACCTGAACGAGTTTGGATACTGTATTTTTGAATATCATCAAAGTCGACTTCACCTCGACGCTTACTTACAAAACTAAGGCCTAATTGGCTTCGACCGAAAAGGATACTTAATACCGAACACCCGCAATCCCAATCCGGTTTATTCCAGCTGTTGGTTGGAATAAATATCGCATCTCCCTTCCTTGCGGTTACCCTTGTTATCTTTCGATCGTGATTTTCCATTTCATTAATATATTCGCCATCAAGCACAAGTTCTAATCGAGGAAAGTTAACTTGATAGCTAAATACTGGCGGGGTATGAAAATCACCCGCAAACCAAATATTATTCGATGGTTCACGTTCACTAAGAATCGATGAAATAAGACGCTCAAAAACCACGTTACACACTCCTAAGCCATATAAACAACGGCAGAGATTACAGGTATACATCAGGCCGTATTATTTCTCTACCCATCCAGATCACAATCCATCATTAAGGTTACAAAAATCCAGTTAAAGACTGGATTATCTAGTATTAGAACAACCCCGCTATTTAAAGAAAACGATGACAAGTTTTATTAACCACCTGTTATCAATATGAAAATTAGGAGCGTCACCCCTCAACATACCGAACATTGGCTAAGAAATCTGAAATTTAGGCATAAGTTCTATTTTATTGACATTCATCACACTTAAGTTTCAACGATACAAAAATACAGTTCTGGGCTTTTTTTCCTATTTTTGTTCCCACCTGAATGAACTAATTTAATTTAAGACCTCAATACAGAATGAGTTAAAAAATGATTATCGATTTAATAAACACAAAGCTAATTACAAACAACCTAAAAGCAACAACTAAAGAGGATGTATTTATAGAGTTGGCAAACATGCTATTCGAAGACTCCCGAATTACTAGCACAGATATCTTTTTAACAGACATTGAAGCGCGTGAACTTGTAAGCGTTACTTCAACAGATGGTATTGCTTACCCGCATGCAAAAAGCAAAGCGGTAAAAGAACCGGCAATCGCCATTGGGGTTAAACGCGAAGGTATTGAATACGGTGACGAAGACGGTATCAAACCAACTCTGTTTTTCATGATCGCATCACCAGACAACAATGCCGACCACCACATTTATGTTCTTCAAGAGCTATTCGGAAAGTTCGGCGAAGAATTTATTGAACAAATTCATAACGCAAAAGATGAACAACACATTCTAAATATTCTAACCAATTCATAAGGTGTAATAATTATGAGTACAATAGCAGCTCAAGCTACTAACAGTAGTGACTTTAAAAAAATACTGGGGACCTTAAAGGGTCACTTACTATTCGGTACCTCTCACATGTTACCGTTCATTGTTGCTGGTGGGGTCTTACTTGCTCTAGCCGTGATGGCATCGGGCAAAGGCGCTGTTCCTGCAGACGGCTTACTCGCTGACATTTCTAACATTGGTATAAAAGGCCTTGTTCTATTCCCAATCATACTTGGTGGCTTTATCGGATACTCTATCGCAGATAAACCCGCTCTTGCGCCAGCGATGATCGCCTCTGGTATAATGTCTGATATGGGCGGGGGTTTCTCGGCTGTATTGTTGCTGGTTTCATAGCAGGTGGTGTTGTATTCCAACTTAAGAAAATTCCCCTTTCAGAAAACATGACTGCGCTCGGTGCCTACTTTATTTATCCATTAATCGGTACGTTAGTATCGGCAGGGATTGTTCTTTGGGGCATCGGTGAGCCAATTAAGTTTTTCATGGCTTCAATGAATGAGTTTCTCGCCTCTATGGCTGGCGCTTCTAAAATGGTTCTTGGTGCTATCCTAGGCGGTATGACAGCGTTCGATATGGGTGGACCGATCAATAAAGTAGCCACCTTGTTCGCACAAACTCAAGTAGACACACAACCTTGGCTAATGGGCGGCGTTGGTATTGCAATTTGTACACCACCATTAGGTATGGCACTAGCAACATTCTTGTTCAAGAAAAAATTCTCAAAACAAGAACGAGAAGCAGGGAAAGCAGCTGCGATAATGGGCTCTATCGGTATCTCTGAAGGTGCGATTCCATTTGCTGCGAACGATCCATTACGCGTTCTGCCTTCAATTGTAATTGGTGGTATCGTTGGCTGTACCTTCGGCTTCCTAACCGACGTATTACTACATGCACCATGGGGCGGGTTAATCACTGCACCAGTATCAAGTAACATTCCAATGTACGTTGTAGGTATTGCGTTAGGTTCATTAACTACCGCTATTATAGTCGGTCTATGGAAACCGGTTGCAACAGAAACAGAAGAAGATGAATCACAACAAGCAGCACCAATATCAGTACCCGCTGCAGGTGAAGGCGAATATGATGTAGTTGCCGTAACTTGTTGCCCTTCAGGTGTTGCTCATACTTTCATGGCAGCGAAGGCGCTTGAGAAAGCAGGAGCAGCAGCAGGAATTAAAATCAAAGTAGAAACACAAGGTCAAAATGGCATCCAGAATCGTATTACCCCACTGGATGTGGCGAATGCCAAACTGGTTATTCTTGCCCACGATATTCAAGTCAAAGATTCGCAGAGATTCGCGAATGCAAATGTCGTGGAATGCTCAACCAAAGAAGCTATGCGCAATGCCGCTAGCATGATTGTATAAAGTTAACACCGCAAGGTATTCAGCAATAGCCTTTAGCTATCTGACAACTAAACATAATAAAACGAACTAGAAATGGTTCGTTTTTTATTACTCGCAGACTAACCTTTTATCGTTTCCTAGTGTTGTATGCTTTAAACGGCTTCATTCTTTGTCGAAACTATCGACGACAATTGCTCCCATTGATGCTGGCATGGTAATAACGATAATTCTTTTAATGGCCACTATTGGTTCAAGGAGAAATGGTAACTTATTTAAACAAAAAAGAACAAGTGCAACTACCATGGCGGTAATCAAATAAGCGATAAAAATACGAGATATGAAAATAAATGGTCTTGTTTTTACATTTCGTTGAAACACGCTTTCATACGTAAACAGCGCTAAAAAAACGACCGAAAGAATAAAAAGCATGAGCAAATTGACGGCTGGAAGCGTCTCACCTAATCGCCATGCTTCTTCTGAAAATGATATAGGTACTGCTAGTGCAAACGCACCTACAAATATTTGGCTTGCATCCTCAATATTAAAACTTAATTTCATATCAAACCCCTATGATATTGATAAAGCGTAGCAAAAGATTGCCAGTATTACTGTACTAGTTAATTGGAATTGTCATCTTCTTTGTTAAGTATAAAAAATCAGACTTCGTTTCTTCGCTCTTACCCTCTATGTCTGGGCTTACTCCCCTACTATTCAACTAAAAAAGGTTATTACCTTTAACTCATACGTATCATTACAAAATAT is a genomic window of Vibrio algarum containing:
- the metG gene encoding methionine--tRNA ligase, which encodes MATDPRKLLVTCALPYANGSIHLGHMLEHIQADIWVRYQRLRGNTVNFICADDAHGTPIMLKAQQMGISPEEMIAAVSEEHQKDFAGFDISFDNYHSTHSDENRELASLIYLRLKENGFISSRTISQLFDPEKEMFLPDRFVKGTCPKCKSEDQYGDNCDNCGETYSPTDLIDPKSAVSGATPVMKDSEHFFFDLPQFESMLKAWTRSGSLQAETANKMQEWFESGLKQWDISRDAPYFGFEIPGEKNKFFYVWLDAPIGYMGSFKNLCDKRDDLNFDEYWAKDSTTELYHFIGKDIVYFHSLFWPAVLDGAGFRKPNNVFVHGYVTVNGAKMSKSKGTFIKAATYLDHLDPECLRYYYAAKLNNRIDDLDLNLEDFTQRVNADVVNKIVNLASRNAGFITKRFGGKLSAQFAEPELYAEFANAAEKIAELYESREFSRAIREITALADKANQYVDEKAPWVVAKTEGQDQELQDICSVGINLFRVLITYLKPVMPDLAARTEAFLNQELTWDAIAEPLVNHDITKFKALFSRIDPKKVEAMIEASKEDAAADQAAKEKAVATETELSKDPVADEIEFDDFAKVDLRIAKIVSCEEVPKANKLLKLVLDIGGETRQVFAGIKSAYKPEELIGKHTVMVANLKPRKMKFGMSEGMVLAAGPGGKDLWILEPHEGAQPGMRVM
- a CDS encoding PTS fructose transporter subunit IIABC; this translates as MDITDFVEPRLICLNLKGQTKDAVFIELVEILNSAGKLDDDQQFLADIWKREKIGNTGFEEGIAIPHAKSTAVIQPAVVVGISRNGVDYGAEGGELSSVFFMLASPNGDDYQHIEVLAQVSTKLIEDGFVAELKAVKTAEQAYALLTDIQPHSTQQPISSLPSFQPELLSPWQKKLARLKEHLLFGTSHMIPFIVAGGVLLSLSVMFSGQGAVPNDGALADIAKMGIAGLTLFTTVLGGYIAYSIADKPGLAPGMIGSWIAVSQYGTGFLGAIVVGFFSGFVIYMLKKIRLPDSMSSLGSIFIYPLVGTFVTCAVVMWVVGAPIANAMMTMNEWLAGIAGSGKVLLGAVLGAMTAFDMGGPINKVATLFAQTQVNTQPWLMGGVGIAICTPPLGMALATFISPKKFKRDEREAGKAAGIMGMIGISEGAIPFAASDPARVLPAVIAGGIVGNVIGFVFHTINHAPWGGLIVLPVVDGKLGYIVGIIAGAMTTALVVLLLKKELRKITMKHSG
- a CDS encoding PTS sugar transporter subunit IIA, whose translation is MNEYQITFFVNDTTGNAHVVLPLSRLAKTFKSTVRIVNITQNRSADLSMSVAVLQVGLLKGDLCQITAIGIDAELTCFVIKDIIAEHYALIGSHINEEFSTHLVRRLPQISPPCEIKWFYAKAQTDLNKLECLKGLAQLIHPQNSEELLHSLIKREEQSSTCVSPGIALPHVMFNDIELMSIAVIATDLPIDWSSTIGSVRLAIALILPKTPSKDQIVSATNLTRNLLNGQVTERLRQTRNSVDLQALLMYLSSRLLPYNLS
- a CDS encoding PTS fructose transporter subunit IIB; the protein is MRIVAVTACPTGIAHTYMAADALIKEAPKFDVKIKVETQGAMGIENLLTPHDIAQADKILIVSDIEIEQSVRFKGRETIQVPIEDVLLNVQKVFIIHCRN
- a CDS encoding PTS sugar transporter subunit IIA, which codes for MIIDLINTKLITNNLKATTKEDVFIELANMLFEDSRITSTDIFLTDIEARELVSVTSTDGIAYPHAKSKAVKEPAIAIGVKREGIEYGDEDGIKPTLFFMIASPDNNADHHIYVLQELFGKFGEEFIEQIHNAKDEQHILNILTNS
- a CDS encoding PTS fructose transporter subunit IIB, yielding MTTYQPVEGEGEADILAVTSCPSGVAHTFLAAKSLEKAAHSLGVKIKIETQGANGIIDRITPKDIEKAKFVIFAHDVAIKDPERFNNIKCLDVGTKDAMYNAEALIQWQP
- a CDS encoding DUF2391 family protein; translated protein: MKLSFNIEDASQIFVGAFALAVPISFSEEAWRLGETLPAVNLLMLFILSVVFLALFTYESVFQRNVKTRPFIFISRIFIAYLITAMVVALVLFCLNKLPFLLEPIVAIKRIIVITMPASMGAIVVDSFDKE
- a CDS encoding helix-turn-helix transcriptional regulator gives rise to the protein MVFERLISSILSEREPSNNIWFAGDFHTPPVFSYQVNFPRLELVLDGEYINEMENHDRKITRVTARKGDAIFIPTNSWNKPDWDCGCSVLSILFGRSQLGLSFVSKRRGEVDFDDIQKYSIQTRSGFAIDNILEALNSLARESNKKPMDELLLQALLQYSKTMLDTPVEEQINNRVKDLYQGICIHIQENFHNPLHRDCIAEKFCISSNHLSRLFRQQGHMTLAEYITRVRVDRAKFILKKYNFKLSEVSMRCGFKDVNYFCRVFKSRTGRTPTEYRGTS